A section of the Flaviflexus equikiangi genome encodes:
- a CDS encoding multidrug effflux MFS transporter — protein MAKNTPPSDRSAAFPTILLITLAILSSITPFATDLYLPAFLDIQDTFEVSASSVQLTLTTFLLGAGIGQVVFGPLSDRLGRRGPLLVGVALFALSSIGAAIAPSITILIAMRFLQGFSGSAGMVIGRAIVNDMARGFEAARILNLFMLIGGLAPIVAPVLGSALAEPLGWNGLLWIVAGIGMVSLAMALVWVPESHPAERRLIARDNPAGGSVANRQFISATAVFVLSFMALMAYVSASPFVYQTVLGYSIGTYGLLFAGNSLILMVCSGLSARLVASHGPRPLLRIGVLALMLGSFLTLAVVLSPLDNSLIVVTLMISVGSLGFCMGNATALAMAAVPPARTGFGSAMLGLFQFAMAGAVSPLVGLAGEDSAIPMAIVMASAAFLAFGAFAATRTPTSDPIVVPAPLESVR, from the coding sequence GTGGCGAAGAACACACCGCCCTCCGACCGCTCTGCGGCCTTTCCAACCATCCTTCTCATCACCCTGGCGATCCTGTCATCGATCACTCCGTTCGCGACAGATCTCTACCTTCCGGCCTTCCTCGATATTCAGGACACGTTCGAGGTCTCAGCCTCCTCTGTCCAGCTGACCCTTACGACATTCCTTCTCGGCGCGGGCATCGGCCAGGTCGTCTTCGGACCATTGTCGGACCGTCTCGGCCGGCGCGGCCCCCTTCTCGTGGGTGTTGCCCTCTTCGCCCTCTCGAGCATCGGGGCAGCGATCGCACCCTCGATCACCATCCTGATCGCGATGAGATTCCTTCAGGGCTTCAGCGGCTCTGCCGGCATGGTCATCGGCCGCGCCATCGTCAACGACATGGCGCGAGGCTTCGAAGCCGCCCGCATCCTCAACCTCTTCATGCTCATCGGCGGCCTCGCGCCGATCGTTGCACCCGTTCTGGGTTCCGCTCTCGCCGAGCCTCTCGGGTGGAACGGCCTGCTGTGGATCGTGGCGGGGATCGGCATGGTCAGTCTCGCCATGGCCCTCGTGTGGGTGCCCGAATCGCATCCCGCAGAGCGGCGCCTCATCGCCCGTGACAACCCCGCGGGAGGGTCTGTCGCCAACCGTCAGTTCATCTCCGCAACCGCCGTCTTCGTGCTGTCCTTCATGGCGCTCATGGCCTACGTGTCCGCGTCCCCGTTCGTCTACCAGACGGTCCTCGGATACTCGATCGGCACCTACGGGCTCCTGTTCGCCGGCAACTCCCTCATCCTCATGGTCTGCTCGGGCCTATCGGCACGCCTCGTCGCATCCCACGGCCCCCGCCCGCTCCTCCGCATCGGCGTCCTTGCCCTCATGCTCGGATCGTTCCTCACGCTTGCCGTCGTCCTCAGCCCCCTCGACAACAGTCTGATCGTCGTGACCCTCATGATCAGCGTGGGTTCCCTCGGCTTCTGCATGGGCAACGCGACTGCGCTGGCCATGGCCGCAGTGCCGCCCGCCAGGACCGGCTTCGGTTCGGCCATGCTCGGCCTGTTCCAGTTCGCGATGGCGGGGGCGGTCTCGCCGCTCGTCGGTCTCGCCGGGGAAGACAGCGCTATCCCCATGGCAATCGTCATGGCATCGGCCGCATTCCTCGCGTTCGGCGCCTTCGCCGCGACGAGGACGCCGACGAGCGATCCCATCGTCGTCCCCGCTCCGCTCGAGAGCGTCCGATAA
- a CDS encoding FGGY-family carbohydrate kinase — protein sequence MKEVIIGVDGGTTAVKAVAFTLDGEIYATHHESVPVNYGSSGEAEQDMTLIWEAVASCLKSVAGQLDGHEIVGIGLTGQGDGLWLVDEHGDPVRPAANWMDGRAGDRVAAWNAAGKGDKVLQTTGTSLFSGLFPVLLEELQEAEPEAMASAATQLYCKDWLRFKLTGVKATDYTEASRTFLNVNDVSGYSVELAEALGHTEALNLLPEVRHPAGAAVPLSAEAAELTGIPAGTPVGIGMIDVAITGAGLGAVENGATWLILGTTGFVGTLLPAVADRKSDLSMVLATGNDTQVLEFMAPMTGTPNLDWIKRMLSLDSADWSEIETVARKAGPGSHGVVYLPYASPGGERAPFLDPNASASWQGMSLTTEREDILRSVYEGVAFSLVECIQTLEVEDDLLVSGGGFRSDLLCEILADATGLTVVRQDAPEAGARGAAVLALVSAGRFVTVQDAADALGATTETFEPNPANRDVYRAAYDLFLETRAALRPVWPAMRSVRKLTN from the coding sequence ATGAAGGAAGTAATCATCGGCGTCGATGGCGGCACGACGGCCGTGAAGGCAGTCGCGTTCACCCTCGATGGCGAGATCTACGCGACCCACCACGAATCAGTCCCGGTCAACTACGGGAGCAGCGGTGAAGCCGAGCAGGACATGACGCTGATCTGGGAAGCTGTCGCCTCCTGCCTCAAGTCAGTCGCGGGTCAGCTGGACGGCCACGAGATCGTCGGCATCGGACTCACCGGCCAGGGCGATGGTCTGTGGCTCGTCGACGAGCACGGCGATCCCGTCCGCCCCGCCGCGAACTGGATGGACGGGCGAGCGGGAGACCGTGTCGCCGCATGGAATGCTGCAGGCAAGGGCGACAAGGTCCTCCAGACCACCGGAACGTCCCTCTTCTCGGGTCTCTTCCCCGTCCTCCTCGAAGAGCTGCAGGAGGCGGAGCCGGAGGCGATGGCCAGCGCCGCCACCCAGCTCTACTGCAAGGACTGGCTCCGCTTCAAGCTGACCGGAGTGAAAGCAACCGACTACACGGAGGCGTCCCGCACGTTCCTCAACGTCAATGACGTATCCGGGTACTCGGTCGAACTGGCAGAGGCCCTCGGACACACGGAAGCACTCAACCTCCTCCCAGAGGTTCGCCACCCGGCCGGCGCGGCCGTGCCGCTCTCCGCGGAAGCAGCCGAGCTCACCGGCATCCCCGCAGGCACCCCCGTCGGCATCGGCATGATCGATGTCGCGATCACGGGAGCCGGCCTCGGTGCCGTCGAAAACGGTGCGACCTGGCTGATCCTCGGAACGACAGGCTTTGTGGGCACCCTTCTCCCCGCCGTGGCCGACCGGAAATCGGACCTGTCGATGGTTCTCGCCACCGGCAACGACACCCAGGTCCTCGAGTTCATGGCCCCGATGACAGGCACGCCGAATCTTGACTGGATCAAGCGGATGCTGAGCCTCGACAGTGCCGACTGGAGCGAGATCGAGACGGTTGCACGAAAGGCCGGCCCCGGCTCACACGGCGTCGTCTACCTGCCCTACGCCTCCCCGGGCGGAGAGCGGGCACCCTTCCTCGACCCGAACGCATCCGCCTCCTGGCAGGGAATGTCACTCACCACCGAACGGGAGGACATCCTGCGATCCGTCTACGAGGGTGTCGCGTTCTCGCTCGTCGAGTGCATCCAGACCCTCGAAGTCGAAGACGACCTCCTCGTCTCGGGCGGCGGATTCCGCTCCGACCTGCTCTGCGAGATCCTTGCCGATGCGACGGGGCTGACGGTCGTCCGCCAGGATGCACCGGAGGCGGGAGCACGCGGCGCAGCCGTCCTCGCACTCGTCTCGGCAGGACGCTTCGTCACCGTCCAGGACGCGGCAGACGCGTTGGGGGCAACGACAGAGACCTTCGAGCCCAACCCTGCCAACCGCGACGTGTACCGCGCAGCGTACGACCTCTTCCTCGAGACACGAGCCGCTCTGCGTCCCGTGTGGCCCGCCATGAGGTCCGTCCGCAAGCTCACGAACTAA
- a CDS encoding class II aldolase/adducin family protein, whose amino-acid sequence MLYEKERQEVVDTCLFMVKENLVVGTAGNVSIRIGDHVVISPSGVDYETMTAEDVVVYDMAGNHVEGRLKPSSELPLHIAVYENTDAAAVTHNHAVSSTALGLIVDEIPPSHYYSAMFGGIIRVAPYAEFGTDALAENVARALDGRSGALMKNHGAITIGPSLSKAVNLLPILEYVCEIQLKVMATREPIALLSDEQIESAVAGMANYGKQPSLDQ is encoded by the coding sequence ATGCTGTACGAAAAAGAACGCCAAGAAGTTGTCGATACCTGCCTCTTCATGGTGAAAGAGAATCTGGTGGTGGGGACGGCCGGCAACGTGTCGATCCGCATCGGCGACCACGTCGTCATCTCCCCATCCGGCGTCGATTACGAGACGATGACGGCAGAGGATGTCGTCGTCTATGACATGGCAGGCAACCACGTCGAGGGGCGCCTGAAGCCCTCCTCAGAGTTGCCTCTCCACATCGCCGTCTACGAGAACACGGACGCGGCGGCTGTCACCCACAACCACGCAGTATCGTCGACTGCGCTTGGCCTGATCGTCGACGAGATCCCGCCCTCCCACTACTATTCGGCCATGTTCGGCGGGATCATCCGCGTAGCGCCCTACGCCGAGTTCGGAACCGATGCTCTGGCAGAGAACGTGGCTCGGGCACTCGACGGTCGCAGCGGTGCACTCATGAAGAACCACGGTGCGATCACCATCGGCCCGAGCCTCTCGAAGGCCGTCAACCTCCTGCCCATCCTCGAGTACGTCTGCGAGATCCAGCTCAAGGTGATGGCGACGCGGGAGCCGATCGCACTCCTGAGCGACGAGCAGATCGAAAGTGCTGTGGCAGGCATGGCCAACTACGGCAAGCAGCCTTCGCTCGATCAGTAG
- a CDS encoding zinc-binding dehydrogenase, whose amino-acid sequence MKAAVFAGPGKLELRDIEKPVAGPGELVLKVGANTVCGTDGRILRGEKSAGIDIGVVLGHEIAGYVDDIGDGVEGFNNGDLVGVLPTVPCLECFYCVRGSEHLCTNSQIFGYRINGGLAEYVRIPAEAMTRGGIFRAAPHLTPAEVALAEPLGCVLNGADNYRTEVGDTVLIQGAGPIGLLHAQVNRLLGAHQIIVSDPSPERRAVAESMGATHTINPLEVEPAEAVRELTEGRGADVVIICIGRGELVNQALAAARKGGRVNAFAGFSKGSLAEFDPNLIHYGELVVTGASNAGRASHEKALQLIGAGLIDVASLHTHTFALDGVVAGIEFAQSGEGIKVAIVPGA is encoded by the coding sequence ATGAAAGCGGCAGTATTTGCAGGCCCGGGCAAGCTCGAGCTGAGAGACATCGAGAAGCCGGTCGCAGGCCCTGGAGAGCTCGTCCTCAAGGTCGGCGCCAACACGGTGTGCGGCACGGACGGTCGGATCCTTCGCGGCGAGAAGTCGGCCGGCATCGATATCGGGGTCGTCCTCGGGCATGAGATCGCCGGCTATGTCGACGACATCGGCGACGGGGTCGAGGGCTTCAACAATGGCGATCTCGTCGGAGTCCTGCCGACAGTGCCCTGCCTGGAATGCTTCTACTGCGTGCGCGGCAGCGAACACCTGTGCACGAACTCGCAGATCTTCGGGTACCGGATCAACGGCGGACTCGCCGAATATGTGCGGATCCCCGCTGAGGCGATGACGCGCGGCGGAATCTTCCGGGCCGCGCCGCACCTCACCCCGGCAGAGGTAGCGCTTGCTGAACCGCTCGGCTGCGTGCTCAACGGTGCAGACAACTACCGGACGGAGGTGGGCGATACCGTCCTCATCCAGGGGGCCGGGCCGATCGGCCTCCTCCATGCGCAGGTCAACCGTCTGCTCGGCGCACATCAGATCATCGTCTCCGACCCCTCCCCGGAACGCCGCGCTGTCGCTGAATCCATGGGTGCGACGCACACGATCAACCCGCTCGAGGTCGAACCGGCCGAGGCCGTCAGGGAGCTGACCGAGGGGCGCGGCGCGGACGTCGTCATCATCTGCATCGGCCGAGGCGAACTCGTCAACCAGGCTTTGGCCGCCGCGCGCAAGGGCGGCCGGGTCAACGCCTTCGCAGGCTTCTCGAAGGGCTCCCTCGCGGAGTTCGACCCGAATCTCATCCACTATGGAGAGCTCGTCGTCACAGGGGCGTCCAATGCTGGCAGGGCCAGCCACGAGAAGGCGCTCCAGCTCATCGGCGCAGGACTCATCGATGTCGCGTCCCTCCATACCCACACATTCGCGCTCGATGGCGTTGTCGCAGGCATCGAGTTCGCACAGTCCGGGGAAGGCATCAAGGTCGCGATCGTTCCCGGCGCCTAG
- a CDS encoding DeoR/GlpR family DNA-binding transcription regulator, giving the protein MAQLSKNERQQMLAEYVLNEGTVRVEDILKLVDASPMTIYRDLSELEEDRVIVRSRGEVTAVATSLSETSMKYRLTQEEDVKATLAAEFEPYISRGTSILCDDSSTVYSVLKAYTHVGGLTVITNNWSIIALAGAVPDWELITLGGHYDRHLDANYGPSGIEMLKRVRADHAFVSAAAISDGVVYHPYEAVAEYKSLMLAAASHKHLAVTHSKFGRTALHRVADTADFDTVVLDAGTDDQTISALRQRGATVKVARPLP; this is encoded by the coding sequence GTGGCTCAACTGAGTAAGAACGAACGGCAACAGATGCTTGCCGAGTACGTTCTGAACGAGGGAACGGTCCGAGTCGAGGACATTCTCAAGCTTGTCGATGCATCGCCCATGACGATCTATCGGGACCTCTCGGAACTCGAAGAAGATCGCGTCATCGTCCGCTCGAGGGGAGAGGTGACAGCGGTCGCAACCTCCCTCAGCGAGACGTCCATGAAGTATCGGCTCACTCAAGAAGAAGACGTGAAAGCGACTCTGGCAGCCGAGTTCGAGCCCTACATCAGCCGGGGAACATCGATCCTGTGCGACGACTCCTCGACCGTCTACTCCGTCCTCAAGGCCTATACGCATGTCGGTGGCCTCACCGTCATCACCAACAACTGGTCGATCATCGCGCTCGCGGGTGCCGTCCCCGACTGGGAGCTCATCACCCTCGGTGGCCACTATGATCGTCACCTGGACGCGAACTACGGCCCCTCCGGCATCGAGATGCTCAAGCGTGTGCGCGCCGATCATGCGTTCGTGTCAGCGGCCGCGATCAGTGACGGCGTCGTCTACCATCCATACGAGGCTGTCGCAGAATACAAGTCGCTCATGCTTGCCGCGGCATCCCACAAACATCTTGCTGTCACGCATTCCAAGTTCGGACGCACTGCCCTCCACCGCGTCGCCGACACGGCCGACTTCGACACTGTCGTCCTCGATGCTGGCACGGACGATCAGACAATCTCCGCACTGCGCCAGCGTGGGGCAACCGTCAAGGTCGCACGCCCGCTCCCGTAG
- a CDS encoding 2-hydroxyacid dehydrogenase, which translates to MKVLIASDGFLTDSVLTEALTNELPDVDISRIASTWPTPPFGDVGEVIEALGDEDELIEALRGCEAVISHTFPFTEKVIAASPDLKLITICRGGPVNVNIEAATKHGVMVSYAPGRNARATAEHSVAMLLAAARQIAHRHREVVDGEWGSDYYLFDNAGQEIGSSTVGVIGYGAIGSRVAGIMAAFGARVLVFDPFKEMGVDGDVEFVSLDDLLAQSDFVTIHARVTDDNKHMINAETLSAMKKGAIFVNCARGSLVDYDAVCDAIDSGHLRGAAFDCLPEEPLPADHRLLRTPNITFTPHLAGASQEASRVAARIGSADIAAFARGELPTFLANPEVTDTLGR; encoded by the coding sequence ATGAAAGTACTCATTGCATCGGACGGTTTCCTCACCGATAGCGTTCTCACCGAGGCGCTGACGAACGAGCTCCCGGACGTCGACATCTCCCGCATCGCATCCACCTGGCCCACCCCGCCCTTCGGGGACGTCGGCGAGGTCATTGAAGCCCTCGGTGACGAAGACGAGCTCATCGAGGCCCTGCGCGGGTGCGAGGCAGTCATCTCGCACACGTTCCCGTTCACGGAAAAGGTGATCGCGGCCAGCCCTGACCTCAAGCTCATCACCATCTGCCGAGGCGGCCCCGTCAACGTCAACATCGAGGCGGCGACAAAGCACGGCGTCATGGTGTCCTACGCGCCGGGACGCAATGCTCGCGCAACCGCAGAGCATTCCGTCGCGATGCTTCTCGCGGCGGCCAGGCAGATCGCCCACCGCCACCGTGAAGTGGTGGACGGCGAGTGGGGATCGGACTACTACCTGTTCGACAATGCCGGTCAAGAAATCGGTTCGTCGACAGTCGGTGTGATCGGCTATGGCGCGATCGGGTCTCGCGTCGCGGGAATCATGGCAGCCTTCGGTGCTCGCGTCCTCGTCTTCGACCCGTTCAAGGAGATGGGAGTCGACGGGGATGTGGAGTTCGTCAGCCTCGACGACCTCCTGGCGCAATCCGACTTCGTCACTATCCACGCCCGCGTCACCGACGACAACAAGCACATGATCAACGCCGAGACGCTCTCGGCAATGAAGAAGGGTGCGATCTTCGTCAACTGCGCTCGCGGTTCCCTCGTCGACTACGACGCGGTCTGCGATGCGATTGACAGCGGGCACCTGCGCGGAGCGGCGTTCGACTGCCTGCCGGAGGAGCCGCTCCCCGCGGACCACCGTCTGCTGCGCACACCCAACATCACCTTCACCCCGCACTTGGCAGGAGCCTCCCAGGAGGCTTCCCGGGTCGCGGCGCGCATAGGCTCCGCCGACATCGCGGCCTTTGCTCGCGGCGAGCTGCCGACATTCCTTGCTAACCCCGAAGTGACCGATACGTTAGGACGATAA
- a CDS encoding zinc-dependent alcohol dehydrogenase, with translation MKAIVKTGDGQVGLREVPDLPPPGPGTITVNVAATGICGTDRGEIAGTDGLIPRILGHEVAGVVAAIGGPVPGVPIAVSVGDRVVLETDAYLCRSCHWCRTEQFNRCPSRTGIGRTADGGLAEQITIRADAVHRLPETVSLLEGALLEPLAVAVHAVLEGPFAVGPGRTVVVTGPGTMGQLVAQVAGAVGARVLVIGLDRHEKRLHTARRNGAFAAVSAETTDVPALINGVTGGMGADVVFECSGAISQAAAGLDYLGKGGKLGLVAFYKEPLTIDAMTVVHNELEVVGCRGKRASSFRTALSLLDGGRLSLSSLIGSVRPLEEWDEAIDEVGQGIKVVMTPGGAPLDNPER, from the coding sequence GTGAAAGCTATCGTCAAGACTGGTGATGGGCAGGTCGGGCTCCGCGAGGTCCCCGATCTGCCCCCGCCGGGCCCTGGCACGATCACCGTGAATGTTGCCGCCACAGGAATCTGCGGGACAGATCGGGGTGAGATCGCCGGCACCGACGGCCTGATACCGAGGATTCTGGGTCATGAGGTCGCTGGTGTCGTGGCCGCGATCGGCGGCCCCGTCCCGGGCGTACCGATCGCGGTGTCCGTGGGGGACCGCGTGGTCCTCGAGACGGACGCCTACCTGTGCAGGTCGTGCCACTGGTGCCGGACGGAGCAGTTCAACCGGTGCCCGTCACGGACTGGGATCGGCCGCACGGCTGATGGCGGTCTGGCCGAGCAGATCACGATCCGTGCCGATGCTGTTCACCGCTTGCCCGAAACGGTATCTCTGCTCGAAGGCGCACTGCTGGAGCCTCTCGCGGTCGCGGTTCACGCGGTCCTCGAGGGTCCTTTCGCGGTTGGCCCCGGCAGGACAGTGGTGGTGACCGGCCCGGGAACGATGGGGCAGCTCGTCGCCCAGGTTGCCGGGGCTGTCGGGGCTCGTGTTCTCGTCATCGGTCTCGACCGGCACGAGAAGCGGCTTCACACGGCCCGGCGAAACGGTGCGTTCGCTGCCGTGAGCGCCGAGACGACGGATGTGCCGGCCTTGATCAATGGCGTGACGGGCGGCATGGGTGCGGACGTCGTGTTCGAGTGCAGCGGCGCCATCTCTCAGGCCGCTGCCGGACTCGACTATCTCGGAAAGGGCGGCAAGCTCGGCCTTGTCGCCTTCTATAAGGAGCCGCTGACGATCGATGCGATGACGGTGGTGCACAACGAGCTGGAGGTTGTGGGATGCCGGGGCAAGCGCGCCTCGAGCTTCCGCACGGCACTGTCTCTCCTCGACGGCGGCCGTCTCTCCCTCTCGTCCTTGATCGGATCTGTCCGACCGTTGGAGGAATGGGACGAGGCAATCGACGAGGTCGGTCAGGGAATCAAGGTGGTCATGACTCCTGGCGGAGCTCCGCTCGACAATCCAGAACGGTGA
- a CDS encoding zinc-dependent alcohol dehydrogenase gives MRAYMFYGPGDLRLEDVEVGIPGPGEVAVEVKAAATCGTDLKSYRRGHPTLFPTLPARFGHEFAGVVTAVGEGVTSFAVGDRVVAANTAPCGSCWACSIGRESLCENLEYLNGAFAEQIVIPKAIVERNTYTIPDSLPFEAAAPLEPLSTVVHGMAESGIQLGDTVVVNGAGPIGQMFIKLAQLRGASVIAADRSPGRLAQAEAAGASVVDLSGCDGPEECAKAITAHTPGGRGADVAIEAVGLPQVWEQTVLCLRPGGTAVLFGGTPKNAPFSVNSSDMHYKEYTLKGVYHHQPRYVKTAVELLSTGKFDGMSLCTEVRPLEALVDSLEDMAAGRGSKYILRP, from the coding sequence ATGCGCGCATATATGTTCTACGGTCCAGGAGACCTGCGGTTGGAAGACGTCGAGGTCGGCATCCCCGGCCCCGGTGAAGTCGCCGTCGAGGTCAAAGCCGCCGCCACCTGCGGCACCGACCTCAAGTCCTACCGTCGCGGACATCCCACCCTGTTCCCCACGCTGCCCGCACGTTTCGGGCATGAGTTTGCGGGGGTAGTGACCGCTGTCGGGGAGGGCGTCACGAGCTTCGCCGTGGGCGACCGCGTCGTCGCCGCGAATACCGCGCCCTGCGGCTCGTGCTGGGCCTGTTCGATCGGGCGGGAATCTCTCTGCGAAAACCTCGAGTATCTCAACGGAGCCTTCGCCGAGCAGATCGTCATCCCGAAAGCCATCGTCGAGCGCAACACGTACACGATTCCGGACTCGCTGCCGTTCGAGGCCGCGGCACCGCTTGAACCGCTCTCGACCGTCGTTCACGGCATGGCGGAGTCGGGCATCCAGCTCGGAGACACCGTCGTGGTCAACGGGGCCGGCCCGATCGGCCAAATGTTCATCAAACTTGCGCAGCTGCGCGGGGCCAGCGTGATCGCGGCGGATCGCTCCCCGGGCAGGCTTGCCCAGGCCGAAGCGGCAGGGGCGAGTGTTGTCGACCTATCCGGCTGTGACGGTCCAGAGGAGTGTGCCAAGGCGATCACGGCCCACACCCCGGGAGGACGCGGCGCAGACGTTGCGATCGAAGCCGTGGGGCTGCCGCAGGTCTGGGAACAGACCGTGCTCTGTCTGCGCCCCGGTGGGACGGCAGTGCTCTTCGGCGGCACCCCGAAGAACGCACCGTTCTCTGTCAACTCCTCAGACATGCACTACAAGGAGTACACACTCAAGGGCGTCTACCATCACCAGCCGCGTTACGTGAAGACTGCAGTCGAGCTCCTGTCGACCGGCAAGTTCGATGGGATGTCGCTCTGCACGGAGGTGCGTCCCCTCGAAGCGCTTGTCGACTCCCTGGAGGACATGGCGGCAGGCCGGGGATCGAAGTACATTCTCCGACCATAA
- a CDS encoding FGGY-family carbohydrate kinase codes for MADLVIGIDIGTGSTKGVLADSTGNVIHSEVVRHETSFPRPGWAEHDPDATWWADVVAICRRLTTLAKGDVAGICISGIGPVFLAADERGQGLRPAILYGVDTRSANEIDELTERYGAERVLEVCGNHMTSQSVGPKIEWVKNNEPDVWERTQRFLMAHSYCVFHLTGEYVLDHLSASMCEPLYSPFTNDWVDEWVQDICGDLPMPRLMWSNEVAGYITDNAARITGLRPGTPVSVGSIDAFVEALSVGVSQPGQVMLMYGSTMVAVQISDKALVAPSLWSNAGLLKGTSNVSGGMSTTGSLTTWVADLSGRDYDELSQLAAESDPGSRGLIMLPYFSGERSPIADPNARGVLAGLNLTHTYGDIYRSALEATGFGSRHLLDSIKESGGEASEYWAVGGGTTGGLWPQIMSDIIGIKQYIPKVSIGASYGDALMAAMTAGLVDIDTTWNSAEREIEPNPDNLEIYSDMYKLYLDLYPATAAINHKLAEIQAR; via the coding sequence ATGGCTGATCTTGTTATCGGAATCGACATCGGTACGGGCTCCACGAAGGGCGTTCTTGCCGACTCCACGGGCAACGTTATCCACAGCGAAGTTGTTCGGCACGAAACCTCCTTCCCGCGGCCGGGATGGGCGGAGCATGATCCTGACGCGACGTGGTGGGCTGATGTCGTGGCAATCTGCCGCAGGCTCACGACTCTCGCGAAGGGGGATGTCGCCGGCATCTGCATCTCCGGCATCGGCCCCGTCTTCCTCGCGGCAGACGAACGCGGGCAGGGCTTGCGCCCCGCCATCCTGTACGGCGTCGATACTCGCTCCGCCAACGAGATCGATGAGCTCACCGAACGCTACGGTGCCGAGAGGGTTCTCGAGGTCTGCGGCAACCACATGACGTCCCAGTCTGTCGGCCCGAAGATCGAGTGGGTGAAGAACAACGAGCCGGACGTATGGGAGCGCACCCAGCGCTTCCTCATGGCACACTCCTACTGCGTGTTCCACCTGACCGGCGAGTACGTCCTCGACCATCTCTCCGCCTCCATGTGCGAACCCCTCTACTCGCCGTTCACGAACGACTGGGTGGATGAGTGGGTGCAGGACATCTGCGGTGACCTGCCGATGCCGAGGCTCATGTGGTCCAACGAGGTCGCCGGCTACATCACCGACAACGCGGCCCGGATCACCGGCCTGCGTCCCGGCACCCCGGTCTCGGTCGGCTCGATCGACGCCTTCGTCGAGGCGCTCTCGGTGGGCGTCAGCCAGCCCGGGCAGGTCATGCTCATGTACGGCTCCACCATGGTCGCCGTGCAGATCTCCGATAAAGCGCTTGTCGCGCCGTCCCTCTGGTCGAACGCCGGGCTGCTCAAGGGCACCTCGAACGTGTCCGGCGGCATGTCGACAACCGGGTCCCTGACGACCTGGGTGGCGGACCTGTCCGGGCGCGACTACGACGAACTGTCCCAGCTGGCGGCCGAGTCCGACCCGGGCTCGCGAGGCCTCATCATGCTCCCGTATTTCTCGGGAGAGCGCTCTCCGATCGCGGATCCGAATGCTCGAGGCGTTCTCGCCGGACTCAACCTCACCCACACGTACGGCGATATCTACCGCTCGGCCCTCGAGGCCACCGGTTTCGGTTCGCGCCACCTGCTCGACTCCATCAAGGAATCAGGCGGGGAGGCAAGCGAATACTGGGCCGTGGGCGGCGGAACGACGGGCGGTCTGTGGCCCCAGATCATGTCCGACATCATCGGCATCAAGCAGTACATCCCGAAGGTCAGCATCGGCGCCTCGTACGGGGACGCACTCATGGCCGCCATGACAGCCGGCCTTGTCGACATCGACACGACATGGAACTCGGCAGAGCGGGAAATCGAACCCAACCCGGACAATCTCGAGATCTACAGCGACATGTACAAGCTGTACCTCGACCTCTACCCGGCAACGGCCGCCATTAACCACAAGCTGGCAGAGATCCAGGCACGCTAG